TTGTATAGAAGGGTCAAATTTATTATAGTTGGCAATAGACCAGATGTAAGGAGAACCCGGTGTAAATGCGATTTTCATATCTTTTTCCTTATAATCGTGGCTAATATCAAAATCAACACCATTTACTCCCCAAGGCAATGATCCATCTATGTTTATTCTCTGTAGATAGGCATTAATCTCACCTGTTCCTACTGTTCCACCACTGAATCCATAATATACAACATTCCCATCTATAACTCCACTATGTTTAACATTCCAAGCTACGCCCTTTGTTGAAATCTGCTTAGGTGATTCCCACCGTTTTACTCCATTAAAGTCAAACTTTTGTGCATATAAATACGAGCTTGTATATGATCCACTTCCGGGTAAAACTTTACTAAAAATGATTTCAAATTCATTATTGGGCAATTCAAATAGATCAGCAGGAATAGTTGTATTTTCTTCGCTATCAGATTTAATTACCACAGGAGAATTCCATACGCGCTGCCCAGAGGAATTAAATCGTTCTATTCTAGAATACTTTTTACTCTTTGGCCAATAACTAACTAATAATTCTCCATTAGAAAGAGGAAGTAGAGTAGGGCATAGTGCTTCTCCAATATTAATACCATTGGGCCATACTGAAGTTCCTTGTGGAGTTATTTTAAAAATATATCCAAGCTGCTCAACACCTGTGCCGGTAACTCCAATATAAAAATTATTAGAAGAATCAACAGCAGAGTCCTCAACAAAAGTATATGTGTTCATTGGAATTTGATTACTTAGCATAATCCCTTCACTGCCTAATTCTTTATTTCCATTCTTATCCAAAATCTGAAGCCATAATTCAAAATTTATCGGAGCAGGTACACTTTTCCAGTATCCTATAAAAGTTTTACCATCGCTAGAGGTGTTCGAAAATGCATCTCCACTTTTAGGATAGGCAACAAGAAGATTTTCATCTAAAATAGGATTCCATTGGGAATTGGAGGTTATCCCTACAAAGGCAAATGTAAACGAAAGAATAATTTTTTTCATAAATTTATTTTTGTATTTGTTAAAATATTTCTAAGTTTTTACTTTTTCTACTAAAAAGAAATTAAAAATTTATGAAGCAAATAAATTATTATTAAATTAATTATAACAATAAATCGGATAAACAACTGTTTATTTGTGACATATTAACCTTGTCCACTGTTATGCTTTTTTTGATTTGGTGTAAAATGGTTTGTATTAATCATACAATTTTAATTAAAATATTTCTAATGGAGCTCCTATTATTTCTTTTCTCTTTTTTATTATATCCTCAATATAAACATTGATAAGTATAGCTTCACTTAAAATATGTTTAAAACAAAAAAATGGTCGGAGTTTTCTTCCGACCATGACCGATCTAAACCGATCTGTTTCTACATAATCAAGTATAGAAAAGGAATTCTATTTAAAAGCTAATATTTCTTTAATTTCCGCAGTTCTTAATTCTATTTTACCTTTATTATCTACCAAGATAAGAGTTGGAGTTCCTGTAACAGCATAATTTTTAAAATTTTCTCCTTGTATCCCCTTATAATCACAGTAAACATCCTTCCATTTAAAATCTTTTGCTTTTGCTTTAAAGATTTTCTCCTCTTTATCAGCTGAAATAGCGATAATATGAATACCTTTTGCTTCTATCTGGCTATAATACATAGGCATTTGTTGTAAAAGGTTTTCACAAGAACCACAACCAGATGCATAAAAAAGAAGTAATGTTTTATCATAATTTATCTGAGAAGCATAATCCTTTAAGTTAATTACTGTACTGGTATTGGTTGAATCTTTAACTATCAAGTCAGGAGCCGTTTGCCCCACAGTTCCCTTTTGATAAAGAGCCAATGAACCTTCATAGTTTATAACTTTTCCAGAGCTAATTACTAAAGGAGCAATAGCACTAATATAGGCGTCTTTTCCTTGTTCATTTAAAAAATAAGCAGTCCTTCCTGCAAAATCAGCATACATATTTTTATCGGAAATCTGCGTGCTAATTTTAACAAAATCTTCGACAAACCGGAAAGGGCTATTTAATACCTGGGTATAAATACTTACCCATGAAGAAATAATATTACTCCAATGTCCAGAGGTATAAAGAGCATTCCAATCCATCTTCTGGGTCAGATATTGAGCGATATTTCTGGCATTCTTTTCTTCTGTATCTTCAAGTTGGGGACCTAGTCCTTGCGTAAGATTAACTATCTGCAGAAACTTCTGAGCATAATCTGAATTCTTACTGAGTCTATCCTGAAAATTTTTATAAAAGTTCTTTTGCTCTTTATATCTCTCTTCAAAAAGGTTATAACTTTTATCTTCTTTTGAAAAAGCTTTTGTAGCCTGCAGCATAGATTCGTGACGCATAAGAATTAATTGCTGCTCTTTGTAGAGTTTATTAAGCTCATTTATTTGATCATTCCCTTTATAGGTGATATTGGTATCATTAGGCTCCTTTTCCGGGCAACTTACCGAAAAATCTTTCCCCGGAATAACCATATCTATCCCGCCTCCTTCCTGAGAATTAGTGATAAGCCACCGGCTCATACCTGTATATGGAGCATATTCCTTCGGAATTGTAAGAGAAAACTTTCCATCTTGAGGTATCGTTCCTTGGACTACTGTTTTTTGTTTATCTCCCTGGAATATAATAAAATCATAGGATTTTCCTGCGAACTGTGGAAATACCATCCGAATATTTTGTGCATTGGAATTGGTAAACAAAAAGCCCAATGCAAGTAGTATTACTTTTTTCATAATAGGTGTGAAATTTTCAATGACGGTTTTTTCATTTCTGTTTGTCTAATAAAATTTCGGCGGTTAAAAAACCGCCGAAATAGATAAATTATAAAATTAATAGAATTTATTCTGAAATACAGCGCACACTCATTCCGAATAAACGCTGGCTGCTGTAGTTACCGGCCCCGGAGGTAGTATTAACTTTGGCGTAATTGTTATAAAACGTCAGATAGGATGGCCCCCCGTCGTAGAGCAGTTTACTACTTGAATAGTAGCCGCGGCTACCACGTTCTTTCAGCGCACTATTGGAACGAAAACCAGCACCAGGCAGAAATAAAGTATTTCCTAACTTTAGACCACTACTGTAATTCGTAGGACTATTAGTCCAAGTTCCTATATAAGTTTTCACGTTATTAGTAGAATTAACTACCTGCTGCCACTGCGTAGAAGTAGGCACTCTATATCCTGAAGGACAAGGATCCTGATCTGTTTTACTCGTATCAGACCATGTTCCAACTGGAAGTATAGAAGTATTCCATTCCGTAATAGTCCCACTATTGGCTTGATCAGTGGCTTGAGAAATCCAACGATTTCCTTCTTGTGCCGCCTGACCATTACTACCCCACTGGTATTTACCACCATGTATAGCAGCAGCAGGAACAAATGGATTCTGATCCGTATCTGCACCTAAATTATGACACATAAAGGATTTGAAATCAGTATTTCCAGGTCCCATAAATGCACCACACGTAACGATATTTAGAATAATATTCCCAACAGCAGGATCACCATTAATGCTAAATGGTAAGGTAGCTAATACCATTGTTGTTCCTGGAGTCAGTTTAAGAGCATTGAAGTTTCCATCTCCATCCACCTCAATAGTTACTGGGATGATCCCTGAAGCACTAAATGTTCCAGCTGGATAAGAAATTCTAAAGCTATTACTATCGCCACCCTGCCCGGTTCCTGAATTGTTTTGTATCCAAGGACCCTGATAGGCATCATAACTTCCTGTTCCAGCTGTATAAGAAACATTAATGGTAAATTTATTGGTTCCATTATCCACAATTCCTT
The nucleotide sequence above comes from Chryseobacterium sp. 7. Encoded proteins:
- a CDS encoding T9SS type A sorting domain-containing protein translates to MKKIILSFTFAFVGITSNSQWNPILDENLLVAYPKSGDAFSNTSSDGKTFIGYWKSVPAPINFELWLQILDKNGNKELGSEGIMLSNQIPMNTYTFVEDSAVDSSNNFYIGVTGTGVEQLGYIFKITPQGTSVWPNGINIGEALCPTLLPLSNGELLVSYWPKSKKYSRIERFNSSGQRVWNSPVVIKSDSEENTTIPADLFELPNNEFEIIFSKVLPGSGSYTSSYLYAQKFDFNGVKRWESPKQISTKGVAWNVKHSGVIDGNVVYYGFSGGTVGTGEINAYLQRINIDGSLPWGVNGVDFDISHDYKEKDMKIAFTPGSPYIWSIANYNKFDPSIQQDLNGEFIQKFDKVTGTRLFTDNAKQVFPVNVRQMFHQGNLHLVNEYPFFIVQKKLESTNLDISLNAVLLKDDGDFFWTQKYLPMATFPAMKSNIISLKPINRQSIILFQEKKIATDKYDKLYAQNLIIPFEINDHDHFSKNNFFKVKEYMGIKNTSILPIFLSPNPAKDEFSIIYSNNSLGKFNVEVYDLSGKLLFKQYDKEKISVGNLSNGVYVVKVITPDSKIQTEKLIVEK
- a CDS encoding peroxiredoxin family protein → MKKVILLALGFLFTNSNAQNIRMVFPQFAGKSYDFIIFQGDKQKTVVQGTIPQDGKFSLTIPKEYAPYTGMSRWLITNSQEGGGIDMVIPGKDFSVSCPEKEPNDTNITYKGNDQINELNKLYKEQQLILMRHESMLQATKAFSKEDKSYNLFEERYKEQKNFYKNFQDRLSKNSDYAQKFLQIVNLTQGLGPQLEDTEEKNARNIAQYLTQKMDWNALYTSGHWSNIISSWVSIYTQVLNSPFRFVEDFVKISTQISDKNMYADFAGRTAYFLNEQGKDAYISAIAPLVISSGKVINYEGSLALYQKGTVGQTAPDLIVKDSTNTSTVINLKDYASQINYDKTLLLFYASGCGSCENLLQQMPMYYSQIEAKGIHIIAISADKEEKIFKAKAKDFKWKDVYCDYKGIQGENFKNYAVTGTPTLILVDNKGKIELRTAEIKEILAFK